A segment of the Nasonia vitripennis strain AsymCx chromosome 2, Nvit_psr_1.1, whole genome shotgun sequence genome:
gaatataaatgaaaattctaacgctattcatttatttttaatatttttgataaaCATCCATACATCTTATGTACATAAATAGTAATCAATAACAGTCTtactgtttaaaaaaatataaaatttcataaacGTTCATTTTGATCACATAAGTTACAGAGGTACAACCAACTCTGTTCCAGGATACTCTGGTAGATTCAGTTCATACGTAGTTTCAAGCTTCTTAGGCACAAATCTGCCACCTAGATAATGATATCTTCCAGCAAAGCTGCGAGCACAGAGTTTTGGCGCTGTCAATGAAATTAACATATCTGGCTTGATATCACCTTCATCCGTTGCACCAGTTTCCACATTCCATCCAGATGGAATGTCGACGCTGCAGATAGGTGCACTTGAATTCTTTAAAATACCGATGATTGGCACAAAGTCAGGTCTTACAGGAGGCTTGAAGCTAAATCCAAATAAGGCATCCACTACTACTTTATAATTCTTTGTGTCTTTGATGTCTGTGACTGCTTCTAAAATTGGTATGTCATTCTCTATGCATTGATGGAGTAAATTGTGATACAGAACATTGTTCGTTCTCTTGGGATAATAAATTTCAGGTGAATATCCAAAGAGTTTTAAATGTCTTGCGCAGACAAGACCATCTCCACCATTATTTCCCGGTCCACAACATATCAATACGGCATTTTTGCCATCAGCAGAAAGGGGATAACACTTTGCGATTGCAATAGCACAACTTTGTCCAGCAAGTTCCATCAGCTGGTCAACGCtgaatttgtatttttcaaataaatccTTGTCAACGTTGATGGCTTCGGTTTGATTAAGATATTTCACCATGTTTCGTTTATTTAAATTGCGTTTCAGCGACGAGGTACAAAAATAATGCAGTTGATTAAAGGACGATGCTTTCAGTAGTTTTGGCAACACAAACTTTCGCGCAAGATTAAAAGCAACTTGACGCATTGATCagagaaatatatttttaatcacTAAAGTGTGCAAAAAAATACCGGTACACGTCAGGGTTATCTCTGTTTCAGTCTACTAGCGCTAATTGGCCGATAGTAACAACAATATCTTCAACTCACGTTCTCAATTTTCGCCGAATTACGTTAACAGCAACAATATCACAACAATAACAACCGGAGAAAGTTTGTTATGAAAATAACAAGTCACAGGTTAGGTCGGTGTCGACATCTGTAGTTCGAAGTCGAAGAACACCGATGCGGATCCGTCGGTAAGAAAGCGCGGGAAATTTTCAAATGACATAATTTTGTCGAAtcgtacaatttcattaaaaatttatcgaTCCATATCTACAAGCGATCGCCTAAGCCATTCATCAAACAAAAAAACCTGTGTTCCTTTTCAAAAATACGCATCCATCCTATTCTCAAAAGTAGGTCATGTTAAAAGCGCCTTAAACTCACTTGAAACACAATAGGTGTACTTTCAACATTCCAGATCTAAAATGCTCGTACGACCGACACTTACAATTCAACCAAACGACAAAAAATCATCCAAGTAAAGTTAATTCCCTCGTCAAAAAGTCACAAACCAAACGGATACTTCGAAAGTGTCACGCGATCCGCAGACCTGCGCATTGGTTTATCGATTCGAACGCGCAACTCGACCCCGAGCAACCACCCCCTAACATCAGTAACCCGTTGCAGCAGCAACCCTCAGCACGGGCGATTTTTCtacgctgaattttcatctaaaaattCATCGTGAATCTCTCGAAAGAATCGTCACAATGAAGAATTCCGACAGTTGCTAGCAGCGAAACCATATCGAATCTCGCACAAgtgccttggagagaaagagaccaGCGCGGAGGTGTTGCCCTGGAAGATTCTCGAGACGGGGCTGATTCGAGCACAGCTGCGGCCACGAAAATCGCGCAATCACGGAGCCCCCAGCGTTTTGTAAAGTAAATAGAAATGACGTATCCACGAGCGCTGCAGTCTTGCATTATACGTTGCGACACTATGCGtatgttttctttttcgcgcgcgagttttgtCAAAGTGGAGCAAACTTTGTATGCTATATTGATGATCGATTATTCTTATTTTGGATATTTATATTGGTCAAGTTAATGCAACCATCCTGTAcatgtttctctttttttcttttaagtaAAATGAAGATGATCATTCTTTAGAGCGATTCTGTTTTTGTTTGCTGTACATACAAAGGCTTGCGTTGATATTCTtttctatgattttatatgATAGTGTTGCGTATCACGTAGATGTACACTAATCGCGCATCAGTCTAAACCAATCTATGTAAATACTCGTACAACAAATGTATCCATAATctatcgaataaaaaaaattaaattaccgATAAAAATTTCTTCCAACGAAACAGGTGTACCCGGTGAGTCCGGTGACGGGTCCGGGATCAGCCAAGTCAGTATGGGAGCTGAGTCCAGATCCGGACATGGTTGGGCACCTGCTGCCCAACAGCCCTCTGTCTGTTGGCGCAAGTCAACATCAGGGCCAGGGCAGTTCCAAGAGCTCGAGAAACCGGCCGAGGAACGGACCCGACGACAGCGTATACACGGACGAGGCGGCCCCGGGACAGGGACCAACCGACGAGACCAAGCGCATCTTCGAGCTGCTGCGAGCTGGGTATAGCCTTTTCTTCGACAATTTTCGTTTGACGTCTAAGAGTGTTCATCAATTTGATGATGATTTGCAGGGAAATAGAGGCCATCGACGATTTGGTAGACAAAAACGGTCCTGGAATACTGAGCGTGAGAGACGAGTGGGGCTATACACCAGCCCACTGGGCTGCTCTTGACGGGAACATCGAGGTACGTTTCTTCTACTTATTACTGCCACAATCAACAACACCcgattgaattttcaaatgtTCAGGTGATGCGATACTTGATCGAGAGAAACGGACCAGTCGATCTGTCGTGTCTCGGAACGCAAGGCCCCAGACCCATACACTGGGCATGTCGTAAGGGTCACAGTGCCATTGCTCAGCTGCTCCTCAAGGTAAGCTCCAaccaattataaaaatttcactATTTTAATCACACCTACGCTTATTCCAGTCAGGTGTAGCCGTAAATGCAGCAGATTTCAAAGGCCTTACTCCTTTAATGACCGCTTGCATGTTTGGCCGTTTCGCGACGGCGGCTTTTTTGTTGGGCAGCGGAGCCTTGGGCCACCTGACCGACATCAACGGCGACACTGCCCTGCACTGGGCGGCTTACAAAGGTCATTCGGACTTGATCCGACTGCTCATTTACAGCGGCGTCGATCTTCAGAAGCCCGATTACTTCGGCTCGACGCCGTTACATCTTGCCTGTCTGTCCGGACACGTGAGCTGCGTCAGGATTCTCTGCGAGAAGAGCAAGATCGAGCTCGAGCCGAAAGATAAAAATGGCAAGACTCCGTTGCAGTTGGCCAAGAGTCACAGGCATGCCGAGATCGTCAGGATACTCCAGACCGAGATGAGGAGGAGGGCTAGGTGGATTCCACCTGTAAATGAGCTATGGTTAGTGGgggtaaaataataattaaaagatTCAAAAGAGGATTGTGCTATAATTAATAATGGCTTACAGGGCATTACTATTCGGCGGAGCAGGAAACAGCAAAGGTCCGTTACTGCTGTTTATGAGTTCGGTATTGCTGTGGGGCTACCCGATGtacctgttgaaatgcatTCCCATCACGTGGAATCTCCTGCGAGGAAGTCActattgttttatatactggAATCTCGTAATGTGGATATCTTGGATTGTGGCCAACCGGAAGGATCCTGGCTATATACCACAAAATAGTGATACCTACTATAGAGCTATAAAACAAGTGAgaagaaaattaatatttgCATGAAAATAACTTTGGCAGAGAGTAATATCGCGACAATATTTTCTTAGATTCCTTACTTCGATAAATGGAAGAAGCGCAACGTTTTACTGTCCAGACTTTGTCATAGCTGTAAGTGTTTTAGACCTCTAAGAGCAAAGCACTGCCGAATCTGCAATCGCTGCGTTTCGTATTTTGATCACCATTGCCCTTTCATCTACAACTGTGTTGGACTTAGGAATCGGTAATGCATTTTCGATAATGCAATAATGAAAATGACTTTCTTGAATTATTACGAAATTGACGCTTTTTCAGAATGTGGTTTTTCCTCTTCGTCATGTGCGTCGCAATAAACTGTTCGTTCACTTTATACTTCGCTTGTTATTGTATAGCGATCGAAGGTATACAATTGCTCTACGTACTTGGTTTACTGGAAGCATTAGTGTTCTGCGGACTAGGCTGGATACTCACGTGCACTTCGGTGAGAATAATCAACTTTCTAAGGTTTTCCATCGATGATTATTAGTCATAATCTTAACTTTGAAAACACGACGATTTCAGGTCCTACACGCTTGCATGAATCTGACAACGAATGAGATGTTCAACTACAAGAGATACTCGTACTTGAGAGACAAGAAGGGGAGGTACTGGAATCCCTTTAGCAGAGGGCCAGTTCTCAATTTTGTCGAATTTTTCCTCTGTCCCTCGGATGAATATGCCAACAACCCACAGCATTATCACATATTTCAGGACGAGATGATGTGACGAGGCAAGTCAACATTTCAATAAAAAGAGAGACGTATGTTTCGCCGTCTGAAAATATGCTCAAAAAACGTAATCCACCAAGCCTATTTCCAAGCACTGCATTTTTTGTAAACGTTTACAGCGTTTGCTTGTATATCGGAATGGCTAAACGAAATcgttatattttgtaaatttataaaattatatatttcgtTGCTTCGCTCAATCGATAATAGATGAATTTAACGATGTTATAATATTGtactgtaaaaaataaaacatttttactacaataaaaatcatatatatatatatataatttattcaaaaacttAGATTATTACAAAATACTGATATCATAAAATGCTCAGTGTACAGTCATATTATAAACCATTTAAAGAAGActtttataaacaaaacagGTGTAAAAATTACTTTATCATCGGCacgatattgaaaaattcaaagtaatatattgataaacGAAACTTATTGAAGTACTCGTATTTTCAATTAAAGTTATCTTTATAATGAGGAACTCAAACGTTAGATTTGAAAGTTTTAATTGCGTTTAATTTTTTCCGTACCTCTTACGGAGCAACTAATTTGATTTAAGTTTAGTTGACCACTTGATGAGCGCTAGACTCATAAAATCAAGCatgatttttcttaattaaaaCGTTCGTAAATCTAACTGTAACGCCTGGATTTCtcaatttcttaaaaaatcaaattaaggGGATGTGGGAGCTGAAAAAACTGTTTCTGGTCCATGTAACTTTTTGAATGaagcttgcaatgaaaaaccaagaccaGAGCGTCATAGTGTTGAGTTTACTTAATCACtctaccgaaaaaaaataccaatcggacttttggtttttgtaaaagttgtgAAATACAAGCGGGTGTTTACGCGTGTTTATGCGATTACAGCGCCAACCTCAAAAACCAATTTTagtattaactttttttaatttgaaatttcatcaatataatGAGCAGAGCGCCATAGGTTTGAGAtaagtgaatcattctaccgaaagaaaatgtcaatacggcttttagttttttttggcatttgaaatactaaataccccgtggcggatttgcgaagctataGCTCCCACCTCCTCTTAAtgcatcattaaaaaaaaatttttttttttttgcaaaaaattatctttggTCAAATTTCGTCTGAAATGTATTGTTAAATTAAGTTTGTTCTTTAACGGGTGAGTGATAAATAACTTAACTAATGTATACAAATCTTGCTGAATTCCTCAGTTCTCGTCATTACTTGCTGGTAGTCAATCACGTTAATgtttttttcgtttataaCGATTTTACGAATCGTGTAAGATTATACGTCATAGCAAAAGTCATAATTTGGTGGTGGATCCGGAATTGGCGGTGGATTTTGAGGAATATCAATCCCCAAAGTGTCTAGTAATCTCAGTTTAATATCCATTGATAAAAGAGTTTCTAAATCTTTTTCAGTTTCCTTACTAGTCATTTGATTACCTGTAAAATCACGTTCAAAACAACCTTAATTAACTTCTCagattatatatacatattttttaagcGAAATTGCAGACTCACCAAGTAAAGCATTGATACCATCAGTCCAATAATCAAAAACTTGTTCGTCAGGAGCTACGAAATCCAAGCTAGAGACGTCTACAGAGTCCAGAatcaaagaaaaagccaattgaTGGGTTGTTTTGCGTCGCTGCAAATCCTTCATATGGGGACAATCTCTGCCAGTAAGAAGACCGCGAATTTCCACAACGGCTAATTTTGTCGGCAATTCATCTATGCTTGGCACCGACTTCTCGTCACAATCACCGTAATGGAAGACTTTATGATTCGGCGAAAGACGAACATACCAAAATTTGTCTTTAATTCTCTGCGAAAACCAATCGTATTAAAAACTAAGGAACATAGTATTTTTACCATAGCGAAAAGAATCGAAAGAAACTACAAACCTGTCCTCTTGTGCTGTATTTCGTGAATCTCGTGCCTTCCACGAGAAATCCCAGTCTTTGCTGTTGTATTAAAACCATGATATCAGGAGTGATTTGTTCTTTCAGCTCCAGAATCGGCCTGGCATGACTCTCCCATTCTTCTCGACTAGTTCTTTCTTGCTGCCACAAATTTGTGATGTGAGAATAGGTCAGTTGTTGTAATTTGTTCTTAAACTTGTCCAGCCCTGTTGGCTTTGACTCAAGGGCTCGCGTAATTTGTTCGCGAACTACCGAGAATACTTTGACAAAGTCTTCCGTGGTGGCCCTCATCTCTTTCCACGTTTTATTTAACAGAATTATGCAGGCACAGTAAAATTCTTCGAAAGGATGGTCATGCGTAAAGAACATCGGATGATAAGATTGACCTTGTTCGCTGGGTGCTTCGccaatacataaaatatcgCATAGCAGTTTCACAAGTTCTACGCTTGTCCTTCCAAATGGACACTCATGCTCATCTGCTCGACAGGAATTCTCGAGAACAACTTTGGTGTAATTTTCTGTGTGATTGCGAGCAAAGTAAACCATGCAGTCAAGAGCCAACATTCCCGGTGGAGTTTCTGTGAAATCTAAAGCTGGATTGATGTCACATTTGAATCCCAGTTTCTTGTAATCCTTAGCGAATAAACCTTGTTTTCGGGCTGTGACGTCGCTGCTGTTTGATCCTTCGGTATCAAAAGCTATTCTACGAAGTTCTTTGATTTTGTCATGAGCATCTTGGTCCTGATTATCCATTTTTGTATTCATTCGTTGCTCCAATAAATTTAACATTAATGTTTGAAATACGTACAATTGGTGAGCTATTTCTGCGCCAACCTGTGAAAGATTCAAATATCTGTGaatattttggttttaaaagatttttaaaCTGGCAAACCCTCACAAATAAATGAAACTTACTTGACCAGTAGATTGTATGACATTGGCGAGAAAAACATTTCTGACTTGCTTAGACTGTAAAGTGTTGGAAACAGCTCTACGTTTAGGCATATCTGCTTTCATAAAAAGAGCATTTATCAATGCTATAGCATTTTGTTGGATTTGTGAATCTATACTCTCTAAATGATGCACAAGATTTGGGAATGTAATTTCTTTCTCCACTTGACCACATTTGGTAGTTGAGTTGATCACAATATTCTCCAAAATACTCAGTGAAGCTTTGATAACGTTGGAGTCAATGGCCACTGCTTGATTGTTCACATAGCTGGCAACTTTGTTGATAAATGGTGCCTCGAGGACATCCCATGATACAATTGTATGCTCCATCAATTCAACGAATGATTGCAAACAATAGGCTAATGCAGTGCCTTTGTACTTTTCTGTTTCAACCTAATTTATGCAAAATTATAGATCATAATCCAGTTTTTACATTCTTAAACGTTTATTAATCCAATACATCATACCTGTGAGATTATCAAAGCCAAGCCTTTTTTATTGATGAATTCTAAAGCAAAAGTGGTATCTCGACTTAGTCTACTCAGCTTCTCTAGAGCACCAATAACTTTTTCCTCCGGGGTTCCATTATTCAACTTAGCAAGTATATCAGTAGCTGTTTTTGAAGGTGAATGCTCTAAACGCAAAATGCTGCCATTTTTCACCTCATTTCTGTTCTTCTCTGTAATGTAGTTTTGATTGTTGTTCTCAGTGAACTGTAGTGCGTATGATTCAGGGTCTGGAAGGTCCCAGCCATTACAAAGTTCCTAAAGCAATAACCACAGTCATGATCGCCGCATCCAATGATTAGCACAAATAAACGAATACCAAAAAAACAAACCTGAATGATTCCAGTCAAAGGCTGCTTCTGATTGAACTCAATTAGCTGAGCCTGTCTGTTCGTCAACTCAACCGCGATTTTCACAATATTTGAGTCCTTTTGCACCGGCATCTTGATCGTTTGTGTGTACATGAAGGTGGCGACTCCAAA
Coding sequences within it:
- the LOC100120148 gene encoding NAD(P)H-hydrate epimerase, which translates into the protein MRQVAFNLARKFVLPKLLKASSFNQLHYFCTSSLKRNLNKRNMVKYLNQTEAINVDKDLFEKYKFSVDQLMELAGQSCAIAIAKCYPLSADGKNAVLICCGPGNNGGDGLVCARHLKLFGYSPEIYYPKRTNNVLYHNLLHQCIENDIPILEAVTDIKDTKNYKVVVDALFGFSFKPPVRPDFVPIIGILKNSSAPICSVDIPSGWNVETGATDEGDIKPDMLISLTAPKLCARSFAGRYHYLGGRFVPKKLETTYELNLPEYPGTELVVPL
- the LOC100120118 gene encoding probable protein S-acyltransferase 23 codes for the protein MVGHLLPNSPLSVGASQHQGQGSSKSSRNRPRNGPDDSVYTDEAAPGQGPTDETKRIFELLRAGEIEAIDDLVDKNGPGILSVRDEWGYTPAHWAALDGNIEVMRYLIERNGPVDLSCLGTQGPRPIHWACRKGHSAIAQLLLKSGVAVNAADFKGLTPLMTACMFGRFATAAFLLGSGALGHLTDINGDTALHWAAYKGHSDLIRLLIYSGVDLQKPDYFGSTPLHLACLSGHVSCVRILCEKSKIELEPKDKNGKTPLQLAKSHRHAEIVRILQTEMRRRARWIPPVNELWALLFGGAGNSKGPLLLFMSSVLLWGYPMYLLKCIPITWNLLRGSHYCFIYWNLVMWISWIVANRKDPGYIPQNSDTYYRAIKQIPYFDKWKKRNVLLSRLCHSCKCFRPLRAKHCRICNRCVSYFDHHCPFIYNCVGLRNRMWFFLFVMCVAINCSFTLYFACYCIAIEGIQLLYVLGLLEALVFCGLGWILTCTSVLHACMNLTTNEMFNYKRYSYLRDKKGRYWNPFSRGPVLNFVEFFLCPSDEYANNPQHYHIFQDEMM
- the LOC100120080 gene encoding engulfment and cell motility protein 1 isoform X2: MYTQTIKMPVQKDSNIVKIAVELTNRQAQLIEFNQKQPLTGIIQELCNGWDLPDPESYALQFTENNNQNYITEKNRNEVKNGSILRLEHSPSKTATDILAKLNNGTPEEKVIGALEKLSRLSRDTTFALEFINKKGLALIISQVETEKYKGTALAYCLQSFVELMEHTIVSWDVLEAPFINKVASYVNNQAVAIDSNVIKASLSILENIVINSTTKCGQVEKEITFPNLVHHLESIDSQIQQNAIALINALFMKADMPKRRAVSNTLQSKQVRNVFLANVIQSTGQVGAEIAHQLYVFQTLMLNLLEQRMNTKMDNQDQDAHDKIKELRRIAFDTEGSNSSDVTARKQGLFAKDYKKLGFKCDINPALDFTETPPGMLALDCMVYFARNHTENYTKVVLENSCRADEHECPFGRTSVELVKLLCDILCIGEAPSEQGQSYHPMFFTHDHPFEEFYCACIILLNKTWKEMRATTEDFVKVFSVVREQITRALESKPTGLDKFKNKLQQLTYSHITNLWQQERTSREEWESHARPILELKEQITPDIMVLIQQQRLGFLVEGTRFTKYSTRGQRIKDKFWYVRLSPNHKVFHYGDCDEKSVPSIDELPTKLAVVEIRGLLTGRDCPHMKDLQRRKTTHQLAFSLILDSVDVSSLDFVAPDEQVFDYWTDGINALLGNQMTSKETEKDLETLLSMDIKLRLLDTLGIDIPQNPPPIPDPPPNYDFCYDV
- the LOC100120080 gene encoding engulfment and cell motility protein 1 isoform X1; translated protein: MYTQTIKMPVQKDSNIVKIAVELTNRQAQLIEFNQKQPLTGIIQELCNGWDLPDPESYALQFTENNNQNYITEKNRNEVKNGSILRLEHSPSKTATDILAKLNNGTPEEKVIGALEKLSRLSRDTTFALEFINKKGLALIISQVETEKYKGTALAYCLQSFVELMEHTIVSWDVLEAPFINKVASYVNNQAVAIDSNVIKASLSILENIVINSTTKCGQVEKEITFPNLVHHLESIDSQIQQNAIALINALFMKADMPKRRAVSNTLQSKQVRNVFLANVIQSTGQVGAEIAHQLYVFQTLMLNLLEQRMNTKMDNQDQDAHDKIKELRRIAFDTEGSNSSDVTARKQGLFAKDYKKLGFKCDINPALDFTETPPGMLALDCMVYFARNHTENYTKVVLENSCRADEHECPFGRTSVELVKLLCDILCIGEAPSEQGQSYHPMFFTHDHPFEEFYCACIILLNKTWKEMRATTEDFVKVFSVVREQITRALESKPTGLDKFKNKLQQLTYSHITNLWQQERTSREEWESHARPILELKEQITPDIMVLIQQQRLGFLVEGTRFTKYSTRGQRIKDKFWYVRLSPNHKVFHYGDCDEKSVPSIDELPTKLAVVEIRGLLTGRDCPHMKDLQRRKTTHQLAFSLILDSVDVSSLDFVAPDEQVFDYWTDGINALLGCFERDFTGNQMTSKETEKDLETLLSMDIKLRLLDTLGIDIPQNPPPIPDPPPNYDFCYDV